Below is a window of Nocardia asteroides DNA.
GCGGGGATTGTGGTTCGAGGAGTTCGAGATCGGCACGATCTACGAGCACCGGCCCGGCCGCACCATCACCGAGGCCGACAACGTCCTGTTCACCACGCTGACCATGAACACCCAGGCGCTGCACCTGGACGCGCACTTCGCCGACGCGCAGCCGCCGTTCAACCAGCGCCTGGTGAACTCGATGTTCACCCTCTCGACGCTGGTCGGCCTGTCGGTCGCCCAGCTCACCCAGGGCACGCTGGTGGCCAATCTCGGCTTCTCCGAGATGTCGCTGCCCGCGCCGCTGTTCCACGGCGACACCATGTACGCCGAAACGCTGGTCACCGACAAGCGCGAGTCCAAGAGCCGCCCGGGTGAGGGCATCGTCAGCCTCACCCACACCGCGCGCAACCAGGACGGCGTGATCGTGGCGAAAGCGGTGCGCCAGACCCTGGTCCGGAAGGCGCCGACGACATGAGCGCCTGGGAACCCGCCGGACCCGCCTGGCTGTTCTGCCCGGCCGACCGCCCCGAGCGCTTCGCCAAGGCCGCCGCCGTGGCCGACGTGGTGATCCTCGATCTCGAGGACGGGGTGGCCGCCGCCGACAAGGCCGCGGCCAAGAAGGCGCTGATCGAGACACCGCTCGACCCGGAGCGCACCGTCGTCCGGGTGAACGCGGCCGACACCGACGAGTACCCGGCCGACTTGGCCGCGCTCGCGCAGACCGCCTATCGCCGGGTGATGCTGCCCAAATGCGAAGCGGCCGAACAGGTCCGCAGCCTGACCGGCTACGAGGTGATCGTGCTGGTCGAGTCGCCGCTCGGCGCCGTGCGGGTGGCCGAGACGGTCGCCGTGGACAACGCCGTCGGCGTGATGTGGGGCGCCGAGGATCTGGTGGCCGGGCTGGGCGGCAATTCCAGCAGGCATGCCGACGGCGGTTACCGCGATGTCGCCCGGCACGTGCGGTCGTCGAGTCTGCTGGCGGCCAAGGCCTTCGGCCGGTTCGCCCTGGATTCGGTGTTCCTCGACATCGAGAACCTGGAAGGGCTGGCGGTGGAGACGCTGGACGCGGTGGCGGTCGGCTTCGACGCCAAGGTCGCCATCCATCCCCGCCAGGTCGCGGTCATCCGCGAGGGCTACGCGCCCGACCCCGACGAGCTCGACTGGGCCCGCCGGGTGCTGGCCGCGGTGCCGAACCATCGGGGCGTCTTCGCGTTCGAGGGACGCATGGTCGACGCGCCGGTGCTGCGGCACGCGGAGCGGATCGTCCGCCGGGCCGAACTGTCCGGCTGAGCACCACCCGGTGCGCGGGCCGAGTACCGCGCGCGCACCGGGGTAATCATCGGCCGGGTCGTCCCGGCCCGCGCAACCAGTACGAGGAGGACATCCGGTGCGACCGCAATGGGAACCGACTGCCCAGGACATCGCCGCGGCACGGATCACCGACTTCGCCACCTTCGTCAGTGGCCGGACCGGCGAGGAGTACCCCGACTACCGGGCACTGTGGCAGTGGTCGGTCGACGACATCGCCGGTTTCTGGCACGCGGTGTGGGACTACTTCGAACTGGGTCCGATCGCGGGCGAGGTGCTGGGCGCGCGGGCGATGCCCGGCGCGCAGTGGTTCCCGGGGACGCGGCTGAACTATGTCGACCAGATCGTGCGGCAGGCGCGGTTCGACCGGCCCGCCGTACTGGCCCTGCACGAGGACGCCGAGCCGGTGGAGATCTCGTGGGCGGCGCTGATCGAGCAGGTCAGCGCGTTCGCGCGGACGTTGCGCGCCGAAGGCGTGGACGCGGGTGACCGGG
It encodes the following:
- a CDS encoding MaoC family dehydratase, with product MTRRVVQRGLWFEEFEIGTIYEHRPGRTITEADNVLFTTLTMNTQALHLDAHFADAQPPFNQRLVNSMFTLSTLVGLSVAQLTQGTLVANLGFSEMSLPAPLFHGDTMYAETLVTDKRESKSRPGEGIVSLTHTARNQDGVIVAKAVRQTLVRKAPTT
- a CDS encoding HpcH/HpaI aldolase/citrate lyase family protein, translating into MSAWEPAGPAWLFCPADRPERFAKAAAVADVVILDLEDGVAAADKAAAKKALIETPLDPERTVVRVNAADTDEYPADLAALAQTAYRRVMLPKCEAAEQVRSLTGYEVIVLVESPLGAVRVAETVAVDNAVGVMWGAEDLVAGLGGNSSRHADGGYRDVARHVRSSSLLAAKAFGRFALDSVFLDIENLEGLAVETLDAVAVGFDAKVAIHPRQVAVIREGYAPDPDELDWARRVLAAVPNHRGVFAFEGRMVDAPVLRHAERIVRRAELSG